A window of Tautonia plasticadhaerens contains these coding sequences:
- a CDS encoding glycoside hydrolase family 13 protein has protein sequence MRPDPARRSKQPSGARPVSEPQTPNWVRDAVFYQIFPDRFARSGRVPKPSCLKSWGSPPTAHGYQGGDLLGVAERLDYLADLGVNAVYFTPVFRSASNHRYHTHDYLQVDPMLGGTGALRSLLDRAHDRSIRVVLDGVFNHASRGFFQFHDILENGEDSAYCDWFHVEGFPLTAYHPEDPPNYGSWWGLPALPKFRTETPAVREFLWGVARHWIDFGIDGWRLDVPQEIDDDAFWREFRRRVKEGNPEAYIVGEIWGDGSRWLKGDMFDAVMNYIFTKACIAFFIGERIDRRHLEPEPLRDARPADALQFADAIERMLGLYHPNVNAVLMNLLGSHDTARFRTLAGGDASSLRLATLFQMTFPGAPCIYYGDEIGMQGGHEPDSRGAFPWDEAEWDLDLHADIRRAVRLRHDLPVLRRGSFRRLHAEGSVYGFLRQLNDILAVVLLNAGGGAEEIDVDLGVAVPDGVAFADRLAPGSWQTEQGRLSRVRLGPRSGRVLLGTSGR, from the coding sequence ATGAGACCCGATCCCGCCCGACGATCGAAGCAACCGAGCGGAGCCCGACCCGTGAGCGAACCCCAGACGCCCAACTGGGTCCGAGACGCCGTCTTCTACCAGATCTTCCCCGACCGCTTCGCCCGATCGGGGCGGGTCCCCAAGCCGTCCTGCCTGAAGTCCTGGGGGTCCCCCCCGACGGCCCACGGCTACCAGGGGGGCGACCTGCTGGGAGTCGCCGAGCGGCTGGACTACCTGGCCGACCTCGGCGTCAACGCCGTCTACTTCACCCCGGTCTTCCGGTCGGCCTCCAACCACCGCTACCACACCCACGACTACTTGCAGGTCGACCCGATGCTCGGCGGCACCGGGGCCCTGCGGTCGCTGCTCGACCGGGCCCACGACCGGAGCATCCGCGTGGTGCTCGACGGAGTCTTCAACCACGCCAGCCGGGGCTTCTTCCAGTTCCACGACATCCTGGAGAACGGCGAGGACTCGGCCTATTGCGACTGGTTCCACGTCGAGGGCTTCCCGCTCACCGCCTACCACCCCGAGGATCCCCCCAATTACGGCTCCTGGTGGGGCTTGCCCGCGCTGCCGAAGTTCCGGACCGAGACCCCGGCCGTCCGGGAGTTCCTCTGGGGGGTCGCCCGCCACTGGATCGACTTCGGCATCGACGGCTGGCGGCTCGACGTGCCCCAGGAGATCGACGACGACGCCTTCTGGCGGGAGTTCCGCCGCCGGGTCAAGGAGGGCAACCCCGAGGCCTACATCGTCGGCGAGATCTGGGGGGACGGCTCCCGCTGGCTCAAGGGAGACATGTTCGATGCGGTGATGAATTACATCTTCACCAAGGCCTGCATCGCCTTCTTCATCGGCGAGCGGATCGACCGGCGGCACCTCGAGCCCGAGCCGCTCCGGGACGCCCGGCCCGCCGACGCCCTCCAGTTCGCCGACGCGATCGAGCGGATGCTCGGCCTCTACCACCCGAACGTCAACGCCGTGCTCATGAACCTCCTGGGCAGCCACGACACCGCCCGCTTCCGCACCCTGGCCGGCGGGGACGCCTCCTCCCTCCGACTGGCCACCCTCTTCCAGATGACGTTCCCGGGGGCGCCCTGCATATACTACGGCGACGAGATCGGCATGCAGGGCGGGCACGAGCCCGACTCCCGGGGCGCCTTCCCCTGGGACGAGGCCGAATGGGACCTCGACCTCCACGCCGACATCCGGCGCGCCGTCCGACTCCGACACGACCTCCCCGTCCTCCGCCGGGGGTCGTTCCGACGGCTCCACGCCGAGGGTTCGGTCTACGGATTCCTCCGACAACTCAACGACATCCTGGCCGTCGTCCTCCTCAACGCCGGGGGAGGGGCCGAGGAAATCGACGTCGACCTCGGCGTCGCCGTCCCCGACGGCGTCGCCTTCGCCGACCGGCTCGCCCCCGGCTCCTGGCAAACGGAGCAGGGGAGGCTCTCCCGGGTCCGGCTCGGACCCCGGAGCGGCCGGGTGCTCCTCGGCACCTCGGGCCGATGA
- the efp gene encoding elongation factor P, with protein sequence MNIKATDIRRGMVITMDGTNYVVHDFYHHTPGNLRAMVQAKLKNMQTGSIIDKRFRSVDQIEVPFVESKEYEYLYSQGDEHVFMDTSTFDQISFPPDMIGASMPYLLPNTKVSVRYVDEKPVSVELPDSVEHTIVDTPPSIKGATATNQYKEAITETGLKISVPPFIGPGEKVRIDTRDGKYVERVK encoded by the coding sequence ATGAACATCAAAGCGACCGACATCCGCCGAGGCATGGTGATCACGATGGACGGCACCAACTACGTCGTCCACGACTTCTACCACCACACGCCCGGCAACCTCCGCGCCATGGTCCAGGCGAAGCTGAAGAACATGCAGACCGGGTCGATCATCGACAAGCGGTTCCGCTCCGTCGACCAGATCGAGGTCCCCTTCGTCGAGTCCAAGGAGTACGAATATCTCTACTCCCAGGGAGACGAGCACGTCTTCATGGACACCTCGACGTTCGACCAGATCTCCTTCCCGCCGGACATGATCGGCGCCTCGATGCCGTACCTGCTGCCCAACACCAAGGTCAGCGTCCGGTACGTCGACGAGAAGCCCGTCTCCGTCGAGTTGCCCGACAGCGTCGAGCACACGATCGTCGACACCCCGCCGTCGATCAAGGGGGCCACGGCCACCAACCAGTACAAGGAGGCCATCACCGAGACCGGCCTCAAGATCAGCGTCCCCCCCTTCATCGGGCCGGGCGAGAAGGTCCGCATCGACACCCGGGACGGCAAGTACGTCGAACGCGTGAAGTGA
- a CDS encoding methyltransferase, with protein MSARALSRPSTDPSPIFEHFRGNFATELLTAAVAHFNVFGRLAERPRAEADLRAELKLADRPAVVLFTALRAMGLLSRDARGILDLTDLSREHLVPGGPFDVGGYLGLAARSPGVLEMADRLRSNHPASSGPATEEGVAFVYREGIESAMEREESARSLTLSLAGRARNVAPVLADACPLPGCRRLLDVGGGSGLYSIAFLQRHPELTSIVWDRPEVLKVARELAERHGVSDRLECHPGDMFSDPVPHGADAVLLSNILHDWDVPECVTLLGRLAEALSPGRRLLIHDVFLDDAMDGPLPVALYSASLFSLTEGRAYSAAEYRSWLLDAGFDPGPIVPTLVHCGVLPAARVS; from the coding sequence ATGAGCGCCCGAGCCCTCTCCCGGCCCTCGACCGACCCCAGCCCCATCTTCGAGCACTTCCGGGGCAATTTCGCCACCGAGTTGCTCACCGCCGCCGTCGCCCATTTCAACGTCTTCGGCCGCCTCGCCGAGCGGCCGAGGGCCGAGGCCGACCTCCGGGCCGAGCTGAAGCTGGCCGATCGCCCGGCGGTGGTCCTCTTCACGGCGCTCCGGGCCATGGGGCTGCTCTCCCGGGACGCCCGGGGGATCCTCGACCTGACCGACCTCTCCCGGGAGCACCTCGTCCCGGGCGGCCCGTTCGACGTGGGGGGCTACCTCGGCCTGGCGGCCCGGAGCCCCGGGGTGCTGGAGATGGCCGACCGCCTGCGGTCGAACCACCCCGCGTCCTCCGGGCCCGCCACCGAGGAGGGCGTGGCCTTCGTCTACCGGGAGGGGATCGAGTCGGCGATGGAACGCGAGGAGTCGGCCCGGTCCTTGACCCTCTCCCTCGCCGGGAGGGCCCGCAACGTGGCCCCGGTGCTGGCCGACGCCTGCCCGCTGCCCGGCTGCCGCAGGCTGCTCGACGTGGGGGGCGGCTCCGGCCTCTACAGCATCGCCTTCCTCCAGCGGCACCCGGAGCTGACCTCGATCGTCTGGGACCGCCCCGAGGTCCTCAAGGTCGCCCGGGAACTGGCCGAGCGGCACGGGGTTTCTGACCGCCTGGAATGCCACCCCGGCGACATGTTCTCCGACCCCGTCCCCCACGGCGCCGACGCCGTCCTGCTCTCCAACATCCTCCACGACTGGGACGTGCCCGAGTGCGTCACGCTGCTCGGGAGGCTGGCCGAGGCGCTCTCCCCCGGCCGGAGGCTGCTGATCCACGACGTCTTCCTCGACGACGCGATGGACGGCCCGCTGCCGGTCGCCCTCTACTCGGCCTCCCTGTTCAGCCTGACCGAGGGCCGAGCCTACAGCGCCGCCGAGTACCGCTCCTGGCTGCTCGACGCCGGCTTCGACCCCGGCCCGATCGTCCCCACGCTGGTGCATTGCGGCGTCCTGCCCGCGGCCCGGGTCTCCTGA
- a CDS encoding serine O-acetyltransferase has product MATDPRLKDRLPALTDRIVGTYERCGGINHLGHSCLPSYREVTEILADLREILYPGFGRRQRLSMRNVGYHVGDLVDSLYDRLSDQICRALVRLECDGDDADPVEEHAGRAQRIALSFLESLPELRGVLADDVAAAFDGDPAAKAYDEIIFCYPGVAAITIYRIANLLHSIGVPLIPRMMTEYAHSKTGIDLHPGATIGRRFFIDHGTGVVIGETTRIGDNVKVYQGVTLGALSFPKDENGVILRDRKRHPTIEDDVVIYANATILGGDTVIGHHAVIGSSVWLTRSVEPFTTVTIESPRLRYRAPQPDELPEDAAASP; this is encoded by the coding sequence ATGGCCACCGACCCTCGCCTCAAGGACCGGCTCCCCGCGCTGACCGATCGGATCGTGGGGACCTACGAGCGGTGCGGCGGCATCAACCACCTGGGACACTCGTGCCTGCCGAGCTACAGGGAGGTCACCGAGATCCTGGCCGACCTCCGGGAGATCCTCTACCCCGGATTCGGGCGTCGCCAGCGGCTGTCGATGAGGAACGTCGGCTATCACGTCGGCGACCTGGTGGACAGCCTGTACGACCGCCTCAGCGACCAGATCTGCCGGGCCCTGGTGCGGCTGGAATGCGATGGGGACGACGCCGACCCGGTCGAGGAGCACGCCGGGCGGGCCCAGCGGATCGCCCTGTCGTTTTTGGAATCGCTGCCCGAGCTTCGAGGGGTGCTGGCCGACGACGTGGCCGCGGCCTTCGACGGCGACCCGGCCGCCAAGGCGTACGACGAGATCATCTTCTGCTACCCGGGAGTCGCCGCGATCACGATCTACCGGATCGCCAACCTCCTGCACTCGATCGGCGTGCCGCTGATCCCCCGGATGATGACCGAGTACGCCCACTCCAAGACCGGGATCGACCTTCACCCAGGCGCCACCATCGGCCGACGCTTCTTCATCGACCACGGCACCGGGGTGGTGATCGGCGAGACGACCCGGATCGGCGACAACGTGAAGGTCTACCAGGGGGTGACGCTGGGCGCCCTGAGCTTCCCCAAGGACGAGAACGGCGTCATCCTCCGGGACCGCAAGCGGCACCCGACGATCGAGGACGACGTGGTGATTTATGCCAACGCCACCATCCTGGGGGGCGACACCGTGATCGGCCATCACGCCGTGATCGGCTCCTCGGTCTGGCTGACCCGGAGCGTCGAGCCGTTCACGACGGTCACCATCGAGAGCCCCCGCCTGAGGTACCGGGCACCCCAGCCCGACGAGCTGCCCGAGGACGCGGCGGCCTCCCCCTGA
- the pyk gene encoding pyruvate kinase → MRIDADESLAGVRTKIVATVGPASRAPEVLGKLLDAGVDVFRLNFSHGSQDDHSATLADIRRVAAERERAVGVLMDLGGPKIRLGELPGGMLSCELDAEYALVRGPGGAEGELTCTYPDLPDDLTIGDPVLFADGTVGMEVVDRSPGRAVLKVVLPGQIRSRQGINVPGSGLSLPSLTDKDLGDLDWAADHDVDFIALSFVRSGTDLARLRHELDRRNIKAKVIAKVEKPQAVDELESILALSDVVMVARGDLGVEVDVARVPAIQKRILVEAHKARVPVIIATQMLNSMERSSRPTRAEASDVFNAAVDGTDAVMLSGETAIGDFPVEAVRTMSRILAEAERPSPSPSTTAPGGPADRAGWISPITEAVVESASLACRRLDAALLVVATRSGRSALAVSMQRNRTPTIALAPSEGVARQLSLLWGVVPLILPGAGSGGDGPVDHALSWAKTKGLVSTGDRVVVLRGFFPDHPTHNTMVVREVEHTA, encoded by the coding sequence GTGCGGATCGACGCGGACGAGTCGCTGGCCGGCGTGAGGACGAAGATCGTGGCGACCGTCGGCCCCGCCTCACGGGCCCCCGAGGTCCTCGGCAAGCTGCTGGACGCCGGGGTCGACGTCTTCCGCCTGAACTTCTCCCACGGCTCGCAGGACGACCACTCGGCCACACTCGCCGACATCCGCCGGGTGGCTGCCGAGCGGGAGCGGGCGGTCGGGGTCCTCATGGACCTCGGCGGGCCGAAGATCCGGCTGGGGGAGTTGCCGGGGGGGATGCTCTCGTGCGAGCTGGATGCGGAATACGCCCTGGTCCGGGGTCCGGGAGGGGCTGAAGGCGAGCTGACCTGCACGTACCCCGACCTCCCCGATGACCTTACGATCGGCGACCCCGTCCTGTTCGCCGACGGCACGGTCGGCATGGAAGTGGTCGACCGCTCTCCCGGGCGGGCGGTGCTGAAGGTCGTGCTCCCGGGCCAGATCCGGTCGAGGCAGGGGATCAACGTCCCCGGCTCCGGCCTGAGCCTCCCCTCGCTGACCGACAAGGACCTGGGGGACCTGGACTGGGCCGCCGATCACGACGTCGACTTCATCGCCCTCTCCTTCGTCCGGTCGGGTACCGACCTGGCCCGGCTCCGCCACGAGCTGGACCGCAGGAACATCAAGGCCAAGGTGATCGCCAAGGTCGAGAAGCCCCAGGCCGTGGATGAACTCGAGTCGATCCTCGCCCTGTCCGACGTGGTCATGGTCGCCCGGGGCGACCTCGGGGTCGAGGTGGACGTGGCCCGGGTCCCGGCGATCCAGAAGCGGATCCTGGTCGAGGCCCACAAGGCCCGGGTGCCGGTCATCATCGCCACCCAGATGCTCAACAGCATGGAACGCTCCAGCCGCCCCACCCGGGCCGAGGCCAGCGACGTCTTCAACGCCGCCGTCGACGGCACCGACGCCGTCATGCTCTCCGGCGAGACGGCCATCGGCGACTTCCCGGTCGAGGCCGTCCGCACCATGAGCCGGATCCTCGCCGAGGCCGAGCGGCCTTCCCCCTCGCCCTCGACGACCGCCCCCGGGGGGCCGGCCGACCGGGCCGGATGGATCTCGCCGATCACCGAGGCGGTCGTCGAGTCGGCCAGCCTCGCCTGCCGGAGGTTGGACGCGGCCCTGCTGGTCGTCGCCACCCGATCGGGCCGATCCGCCCTCGCCGTCTCGATGCAGCGCAACCGGACGCCGACGATCGCCCTGGCCCCGTCAGAGGGGGTGGCCCGGCAACTGAGCCTGCTCTGGGGGGTCGTCCCGCTGATCCTGCCGGGTGCGGGCTCCGGGGGGGACGGGCCCGTCGACCACGCCCTCTCCTGGGCCAAGACGAAGGGCCTGGTCTCGACGGGCGACCGGGTCGTCGTCCTCCGGGGTTTCTTCCCCGATCACCCGACCCATAACACGATGGTCGTCCGCGAGGTCGAGCACACTGCCTGA
- a CDS encoding class I SAM-dependent methyltransferase: MSPPPRWQLPPGVDPALWDYASSGRLAAEEAGYFADDPLTRADEEILASRFAEPCDLVDLGCGAGRLSLAFSRRGFRVTAVDLSLPMLAALGRSADAEGLLVARVRANLCRLEGLPDGRFDLALSMYSTLGMISGVEARRTALRQAARVLRPGGVLALHAHNLWLHLRDPQGRRWLLGELPRRAVGRPPSDRRMTYRGIPGLSVHAFGWSELRRDLASAGFLVDEVLPLDAITARPIRRPRLLPRLRAGGWIVFARTAG; the protein is encoded by the coding sequence ATGAGCCCCCCCCCGAGATGGCAACTCCCACCCGGCGTCGACCCGGCGCTCTGGGACTACGCCTCCTCCGGCCGCCTGGCCGCCGAGGAGGCCGGCTACTTCGCCGACGACCCCCTGACCCGGGCCGACGAGGAGATCCTCGCCTCCCGATTCGCCGAGCCCTGCGACCTCGTCGACCTCGGCTGCGGCGCCGGTCGGCTCTCCCTCGCCTTCTCCCGGCGGGGGTTCCGGGTCACGGCGGTCGACCTCTCGCTCCCGATGCTCGCCGCCCTCGGCCGTTCCGCCGATGCCGAGGGACTCCTCGTCGCCCGGGTCCGCGCCAACCTCTGCCGCCTCGAAGGGCTGCCGGACGGCCGGTTCGACCTGGCGCTCTCGATGTACAGCACCCTCGGGATGATCTCCGGCGTCGAGGCCCGACGCACGGCCCTCCGGCAGGCCGCTCGGGTGCTCCGCCCCGGGGGCGTCCTCGCCCTGCACGCCCACAACCTCTGGCTCCACCTGAGAGACCCCCAGGGCCGGCGTTGGCTGCTGGGGGAACTCCCGAGGCGGGCCGTCGGCCGCCCCCCCTCCGACCGCCGGATGACCTATCGGGGCATCCCGGGTCTCTCGGTCCACGCCTTCGGTTGGTCGGAGCTGCGGCGAGACCTGGCCTCCGCCGGGTTCCTCGTCGACGAGGTCCTCCCCCTGGATGCGATCACCGCGAGGCCGATCCGGCGGCCCCGGCTGCTCCCCCGGCTCCGGGCCGGGGGCTGGATCGTCTTCGCCCGGACGGCGGGCTGA
- a CDS encoding nucleotidyl cyclase domain-containing protein translates to MPMPHRDATITVQADDPGRPPRMGWPPALGRTRACRADRILSAMLDGVGRSTRREEIHDLLLRAARALTGSNRVEVRPVGGPNRVLVSRSSPAPGEPVRLPVRFRGEPLGTLLVSPRGRRPIPPATVSQLESLCAIAALADRLLGREPLLRLADPSLPESRLKPRALLLPILRQLILLARRRREPLTVLAIGLDRPASMAEAILPAGGAGSVDPSISLVLGTLRESDLVVMDDPRTLIAVLPNASNLNAPMIAESILLAAAGATDDEPTAPLAVGVAGLSDRVREADVLLDLAQEALRRARLRPGGGILVADQDSFTPGVLPKAEPVAVG, encoded by the coding sequence ATGCCGATGCCGCACCGAGACGCCACGATCACCGTCCAGGCCGACGACCCGGGACGCCCCCCCCGCATGGGATGGCCTCCGGCCCTGGGGAGGACCCGGGCCTGCCGGGCCGACCGCATCCTGTCCGCGATGCTCGACGGGGTCGGCCGGTCGACCCGACGGGAGGAGATCCACGACCTGCTGCTCCGGGCCGCCCGGGCGCTGACCGGCTCGAACCGGGTCGAGGTCCGGCCCGTCGGCGGACCCAATCGGGTGCTCGTCTCCCGATCTTCTCCCGCCCCGGGCGAGCCGGTCCGCCTCCCGGTCCGGTTCCGGGGGGAACCGTTGGGGACGCTGCTGGTCTCGCCCCGGGGCCGACGCCCCATCCCCCCGGCCACCGTCTCCCAGCTCGAATCGCTCTGCGCCATCGCCGCCCTGGCCGACCGGCTCCTCGGCCGGGAGCCCTTGCTCCGCCTGGCCGACCCCTCCCTGCCGGAATCGCGGCTGAAGCCCAGGGCGCTACTCCTGCCGATCCTCCGCCAGTTGATCCTGCTGGCCAGGAGGCGACGGGAGCCGCTCACGGTGCTCGCCATCGGCCTGGACCGGCCGGCCTCGATGGCGGAGGCGATCCTCCCGGCCGGGGGGGCCGGGTCCGTCGACCCGTCGATCTCCCTCGTGCTCGGCACCCTCCGGGAGAGCGACCTCGTCGTCATGGACGACCCCCGGACCCTGATCGCCGTGCTCCCCAACGCCTCGAACCTCAACGCCCCGATGATCGCCGAGTCGATCCTCCTCGCCGCCGCCGGCGCGACCGACGACGAGCCGACCGCCCCCCTCGCCGTCGGGGTCGCCGGCCTCTCCGACCGGGTCCGGGAGGCCGACGTGCTGCTCGACCTTGCCCAGGAGGCCCTCCGCCGCGCCCGCCTCCGGCCCGGGGGCGGCATCCTCGTCGCCGACCAGGACAGCTTCACCCCCGGAGTGCTCCCCAAAGCCGAGCCCGTTGCGGTCGGTTGA
- a CDS encoding M20 family metallopeptidase, whose amino-acid sequence MSPPTALPLLLELVSLPSVNPMGRAVGDGPPYFEGRVSDYLDAYFRDLGVPYERRTISPGRDNLIARFEPPGGKARRTLLWDAHQDTVPAEGMTVEPFRPVVDGGKVFGRGSCDVKGGLAAMLAAFARLVRERPEGAARVLMACTVDEEYTHTGSSALAAQGLAVDLAVVAEPTMLRVVTAHKGAVRWKVVTEGVACHSSRPQDGVNAIYRMARVLSVIEPFALCLREATPDPVLGPPTLSVGRIEGGQSVNVVPDSCAIDLDRRVIPGEDVEGVRRQLQDALVAALGDSAPFSFTEPWVRMPSLSPESSRGWVEPVRDAMARALGERPEISAVPYGTDAGPLSASGIPALVIGPGDIAQAHTKDEWIAVDQLERAVEAYYALACHLGNADPT is encoded by the coding sequence GTGTCCCCCCCGACGGCCCTCCCGCTGCTCCTCGAACTCGTCTCCCTGCCGAGCGTCAACCCGATGGGCCGAGCCGTCGGCGACGGCCCCCCGTACTTCGAGGGACGCGTCTCGGACTACCTGGACGCCTACTTCCGGGACCTCGGCGTCCCCTACGAGCGGCGGACCATCTCCCCCGGGCGGGACAACCTCATCGCCCGCTTCGAGCCCCCCGGCGGCAAGGCCCGCCGCACCCTGCTCTGGGACGCCCACCAGGACACCGTCCCCGCCGAGGGGATGACCGTCGAGCCCTTCCGCCCCGTCGTCGACGGCGGCAAGGTCTTCGGCCGGGGCTCCTGCGACGTCAAGGGCGGCCTCGCCGCCATGCTCGCCGCCTTCGCCCGCCTCGTCCGGGAGCGTCCCGAGGGCGCCGCCCGGGTCCTCATGGCCTGCACCGTGGACGAGGAGTACACCCACACCGGCTCCTCCGCGCTCGCGGCCCAGGGGCTCGCCGTCGACCTCGCCGTCGTCGCCGAACCGACCATGCTCCGGGTCGTCACCGCCCACAAGGGGGCCGTCCGCTGGAAGGTAGTCACCGAGGGGGTCGCCTGCCACAGCTCCCGGCCCCAGGACGGGGTGAACGCGATCTACCGGATGGCCCGGGTCCTCTCGGTGATCGAGCCCTTCGCCCTCTGCCTCCGGGAGGCGACGCCCGACCCCGTGCTCGGACCCCCGACCCTCTCCGTCGGCCGGATCGAGGGGGGGCAGAGCGTCAACGTCGTCCCCGACTCCTGCGCCATCGACCTCGACCGACGGGTCATCCCCGGTGAGGACGTGGAGGGGGTCCGCCGGCAGCTCCAAGACGCGCTGGTCGCCGCCCTCGGCGACTCCGCCCCCTTCTCCTTCACCGAGCCCTGGGTCCGGATGCCCTCGCTCTCCCCCGAGTCCTCCCGAGGCTGGGTCGAGCCGGTCCGGGACGCGATGGCCCGCGCCCTCGGCGAGCGCCCCGAGATCTCCGCCGTCCCCTACGGCACCGACGCGGGCCCCCTCTCCGCCTCGGGGATCCCCGCCCTCGTCATCGGCCCCGGCGACATCGCCCAGGCCCACACCAAGGACGAGTGGATCGCCGTCGACCAGCTCGAACGGGCCGTCGAGGCCTACTACGCCCTCGCCTGCCACCTGGGCAACGCCGATCCGACCTGA